In Deinococcus aquaedulcis, one DNA window encodes the following:
- a CDS encoding EF-Tu C-terminal domain-related protein gives PHTKFEASVYVLSKDEGGRHSAFFGGYRPQFYFRTTDVTGVVELPEGVEMVMPGDNITFVVELIKPIAMEEGLRFAIREGGRTVGAGVVAKVLE, from the coding sequence AGCCGCACACCAAGTTCGAAGCCAGCGTGTACGTGCTGAGCAAGGACGAGGGTGGCCGTCACAGCGCGTTCTTCGGTGGCTACCGCCCCCAGTTCTACTTCCGCACGACCGACGTGACGGGTGTGGTGGAACTGCCCGAAGGCGTCGAAATGGTGATGCCCGGTGACAACATCACCTTCGTGGTGGAACTCATCAAGCCCATCGCCATGGAAGAAGGCCTGCGCTTCGCCATCCGCGAAGGTGGCCGCACTGTCGGCGCTGGCGTCGTTGCCAAGGTCCTGGAGTAA
- a CDS encoding pyridoxamine 5'-phosphate oxidase family protein — translation MAKQLPALSAHLQAFVEAQRIFFAGTAAPEGRVNLSPKGMDSLRVLTPTRVAWLNVTGSGNETAAHLQRSPRMTLMFCAFEGPPLILRLYGQAHMIQPADPEWPGLLSLFPDLPGARQIYVLDIDLVQTSCGMAVPTFSYQAERDELNALHRRMGPEEIRSYWLRRNTHSIDGFPTGIQTTVDT, via the coding sequence ATGGCAAAGCAACTCCCGGCCCTGTCGGCCCACCTGCAGGCGTTTGTAGAGGCTCAGCGTATTTTCTTCGCGGGCACCGCCGCGCCGGAAGGCCGCGTGAATCTTTCCCCCAAGGGCATGGACAGCCTGCGGGTGCTGACGCCCACGCGCGTGGCGTGGCTGAATGTGACTGGCAGTGGCAATGAGACAGCGGCTCACCTGCAACGTTCGCCCCGCATGACCCTGATGTTCTGCGCGTTTGAAGGCCCGCCGCTGATCCTGCGGCTCTACGGCCAGGCCCACATGATTCAGCCGGCCGACCCGGAATGGCCTGGGCTTCTGTCGCTGTTCCCAGACCTACCCGGCGCACGGCAGATTTACGTCCTCGACATTGATTTGGTTCAGACCTCGTGTGGCATGGCGGTGCCGACCTTCAGCTATCAGGCAGAACGCGACGAGCTCAACGCGTTGCACCGCCGGATGGGCCCCGAGGAGATCCGAAGCTACTGGCTGAGGCGCAACACGCACAGCATCGACGGTTTTCCAACCGGCATCCAGACCACAGTGGACACCTGA
- the rpmG gene encoding 50S ribosomal protein L33, whose translation MAKDGPRIIVKMESTAGTGFYYTTTKNRRNTQAKMELRKYDPVAKKHVVFKEKKV comes from the coding sequence ATGGCGAAAGACGGCCCCCGCATCATCGTGAAAATGGAAAGCACCGCCGGCACCGGGTTCTACTACACCACCACCAAGAACCGCCGCAACACGCAGGCGAAGATGGAACTGCGCAAGTACGACCCCGTGGCCAAGAAGCACGTGGTCTTCAAAGAGAAGAAGGTCTGA
- the secE gene encoding preprotein translocase subunit SecE: MNLIQYFRDSRAELSRVSWPSRAQVLEGTQAVLIFVIALTLIVFAMDQLFGALIRAVLP; the protein is encoded by the coding sequence ATGAACTTGATTCAGTACTTCCGTGATTCGCGCGCCGAACTGTCGCGCGTCTCGTGGCCCAGCCGGGCGCAGGTGCTGGAAGGCACGCAGGCTGTGCTGATCTTTGTGATCGCCCTGACCTTGATCGTGTTCGCCATGGACCAGTTGTTTGGCGCCCTGATTCGCGCGGTGCTGCCATGA
- the nusG gene encoding transcription termination/antitermination protein NusG, whose amino-acid sequence MSIEWYAVHTYVGQEDRVEQHLMERAGKLGMRGTKIFQVIQPEEEAVELREGGKKETVRRKLFPGYVFVQMDVEDDDAPGELGESWEVVRGTNGVTGFVGTATRPVPLSPEEVQRLLASVGVAAQPVVEEAPRVKIDFKAGDMVRVTSGPFADFSGVVSEVNMAQSKVKVLVSIFGRETPVELDFSQVAK is encoded by the coding sequence ATGAGTATCGAGTGGTACGCCGTGCACACCTACGTGGGTCAGGAAGACCGCGTGGAACAGCACCTGATGGAACGCGCGGGCAAACTGGGCATGCGCGGCACCAAGATCTTTCAGGTGATCCAGCCGGAAGAGGAAGCCGTGGAACTGCGTGAGGGCGGCAAGAAAGAAACCGTCCGCCGCAAGCTGTTTCCGGGCTACGTCTTCGTGCAGATGGATGTGGAAGACGACGACGCCCCCGGCGAACTGGGCGAGTCCTGGGAAGTCGTGCGCGGCACGAATGGCGTGACCGGCTTCGTGGGTACCGCCACCCGCCCTGTGCCCCTCTCGCCCGAAGAGGTGCAGCGTCTGCTGGCCTCGGTGGGCGTGGCGGCCCAGCCTGTGGTGGAAGAAGCGCCGCGCGTGAAGATCGACTTCAAGGCGGGCGACATGGTGCGTGTCACCAGCGGCCCCTTTGCCGACTTCAGCGGCGTGGTGAGCGAAGTGAACATGGCGCAGTCCAAGGTCAAGGTGCTGGTCAGCATCTTCGGCCGCGAGACGCCTGTGGAACTCGACTTCAGCCAGGTCGCCAAGTAA
- the rplK gene encoding 50S ribosomal protein L11: protein MKKVAGLVKLQLPAGKATPAPPVGPALGQYGANIMEFTKAFNAQTADKGDAIIPVEITIYADRSFTFITKTPPMSYLIRKAAGLQKGSATPNKAKVGKLSWDQVLEIAKTKMPDLNAGSVEAAANTVAGTARSMGVTIEGAPNA from the coding sequence ATGAAGAAAGTCGCAGGGTTAGTCAAACTGCAACTCCCGGCGGGCAAGGCCACCCCGGCCCCCCCCGTGGGTCCCGCGCTGGGTCAGTACGGCGCGAACATCATGGAGTTCACGAAGGCGTTCAACGCGCAGACGGCCGACAAGGGTGACGCGATCATCCCCGTCGAGATCACCATCTACGCCGACCGCTCGTTTACCTTCATCACCAAGACCCCTCCCATGAGCTACCTGATCCGTAAGGCCGCTGGCCTGCAGAAGGGTAGCGCGACCCCCAACAAGGCCAAGGTCGGCAAGCTCAGCTGGGACCAGGTGCTGGAAATCGCCAAGACCAAGATGCCCGACTTGAACGCGGGCAGCGTGGAAGCCGCCGCCAATACGGTGGCCGGCACCGCCCGCTCCATGGGCGTGACCATTGAGGGGGCCCCCAATGCCTAA
- the rplA gene encoding 50S ribosomal protein L1, with product MPKRGKRYQALAAKVDRKKQYTIDEAAALVKDLATAKFDETVEVHFRLGIDPRKSDQNVRGTVALPHGTGKTVRVAVITKGDNVQAAEAAGADVVGSEDLIERIAGGFMDFDAVVATPDMMAQVGQKLARLLGPRGLLPNPKSGTVGPDVTGMVKGLKAGRIEFRNDKTGVVHAPIGKASFEPGNLSANYTALVSALEAAKPGSAKGVFLRSAFLTTTMGPSIELTLTSA from the coding sequence ATGCCTAAGCGTGGCAAGCGGTATCAGGCGCTGGCGGCCAAAGTGGACCGCAAGAAGCAGTACACCATCGACGAAGCCGCTGCCTTGGTCAAGGACCTGGCGACCGCCAAGTTTGACGAGACCGTGGAAGTGCACTTCCGCCTCGGCATTGACCCCCGCAAGAGCGACCAGAACGTGCGTGGCACGGTGGCGCTGCCCCACGGCACCGGCAAGACCGTGCGTGTGGCCGTGATCACCAAGGGCGACAACGTGCAGGCCGCCGAAGCGGCGGGCGCCGATGTGGTGGGCAGCGAGGACCTGATCGAGCGCATTGCCGGCGGGTTCATGGACTTCGACGCCGTGGTCGCCACCCCCGACATGATGGCCCAGGTGGGCCAGAAGCTCGCCCGTCTGCTCGGGCCGCGCGGCCTGCTGCCCAACCCCAAGAGCGGCACCGTGGGCCCCGACGTGACCGGCATGGTCAAGGGCCTCAAGGCCGGCCGCATCGAGTTCCGCAACGACAAGACCGGCGTGGTGCACGCACCCATCGGCAAGGCCAGCTTTGAGCCCGGCAACCTCAGCGCCAACTACACCGCCCTGGTGAGCGCGCTGGAAGCCGCCAAGCCCGGCAGCGCCAAGGGCGTGTTCCTGCGCAGCGCCTTCCTGACCACCACCATGGGCCCCAGCATCGAGCTGACCCTGACCAGCGCCTAA